A DNA window from Salvelinus sp. IW2-2015 linkage group LG4q.1:29, ASM291031v2, whole genome shotgun sequence contains the following coding sequences:
- the LOC111961203 gene encoding potassium voltage-gated channel subfamily A member 1-like, whose amino-acid sequence MTVVAGDNMDETVAVPGHPQDSYPPDHEDHDCCERVVINIAGMRFETQLKTLSQFPETLLGNPKKRMRYFDHLRNEYFFDRNRPSFDAILYYYQSGGRLRRPVNVPLDMFSEEIKFYELGVDAMEKFREDEGFVREEERPLPEKEFQRQIWLLFEHPESSGPARGIAIVSVMVILISIVIFCLETLPDLKEDPRGRFKTVGNHTFYYKPNILKDPFFIIETLCIIWFSFELLVRFFACPSKAVFSKNMMNIIDIVAIIPYFITLGTELAEDPEDQDEGMGEQATSLAILRVIRLVRVFRIFKLSRHSKGLQILGQTLKASMRELGLLIFFLFIGVILFSSAVYFAEAEEKGSYFGSIPEAFWWAVVSMTTVGYGDMVPVTIGGKIVGSLCAIAGVLTIALPVPVIVSNFNYFYHRETEGEEQAKLLEVSEPNISESNSSRRSSSTVSKSEYMEIDGDINNSIDNFREANLRTGNCTIANQNCVNKSKLLTDV is encoded by the coding sequence ATGACCGTAGTGGCAGGAGATAACATGGACGAGACCGTGGCAGTGCCGGGGCACCCGCAGGACTCGTACCCCCCCGACCACGAAGACCACGACTGCTGCGAGAGGGTGGTCATCAACATAGCGGGGATGCGGTTCGAGACGCAACTCAAAACTCTCTCCCAGTTCCCCGAGACATTGCTAGGCAACCCCAAGAAGAGGATGCGCTACTTTGACCACCTGAGAAACGAGTATTTCTTTGATAGAAACCGTCCCAGTTTCGATGCCATCCTCTACTATTACCAGTCTGGCGGTAGGCTGAGAAGGCCCGTCAACGTCCCATTGGATATGTTCTCGGAAGAGATAAAGTTTTATGAGTTGGGAGTGGATGCCATGGAGAAATTCCGTGAGGATGAGGGCTTCGTCAGGGAGGAAGAACGTCCTTTACCTGAGAAGGAGTTCCAGCGTCAGATCTGGCTGCTTTTTGAGCACCCAGAGAGCTCCGGTCCAGCCAGAGGGATTGCTATAGTATCTGTTATGGTCATTCTGATTTCTATAGTCATCTTTTGTTTAGAGACTTTACCTGACTTGAAAGAAGACCCTAGAGGTCGGTTTAAGACTGTAGGGAACCATACTTTTTACTACAAACCAAACATCCTAAAAGATCCCTTCTTCATTATTGAAACTCTTTGCATTATCTGGTTCTCGTTTGAGTTGTTAGTGCGTTTTTTCGCGTGTCCAAGCAAGGCGGTCTTCTCCAAAAACATGATGAACATCATTGATATAGTGGCCATCATTCCTTACTTCATCACACTGGGAACGGAGCTGGCTGAGGACCCCGAAGACCAGGACGAGGGCATGGGGGAGCAGGCAACATCTCTGGCCATCCTCAGGGTGATCCGTCTGGTCAGAGTGTTTAGAATCTTCAAGCTGTCACGACACTCCAAAGGATTGCAGATCCTGGGACAAACCCTCAAGGCCAGTATGCGCGAGCTCGGATTGctcatcttcttcctcttcaTTGGAGTCATCCTGTTCTCCAGCGCGGTGTATTTCGCAGAGGCCGAGGAGAAAGGGTCGTACTTCGGCAGCATCCCAGAAGCCTTCTGGTGGGCCGTGGTATCTATGACAACTGTGGGCTATGGGGACATGGTGCCTGTCACTATAGGGGGTAAGATAGTGGGCTCCCTTTGCGCCATAGCCGGTGTGTTGACGATTGCGCTCCCAGTGCCTGTCATTGTGTCCAACTTCAACTACTTCTACCACAGGGAGACcgagggagaggagcaggccaAACTCTTAGAAGTTAGTGAACCAAACATTAGTGAAAGCAACTCTAGTCGCCGCAGCTCATCCACTGTCAGCAAATCAGAGTACATGGAGATCGATGGAGATATAAATAATAGCATCGACAACTTTAGAGAGGCAAACCTCAGAACTGGCAATTGCACTATAGCCAACCAAAACTGTGTAAATAAAAGCAAGCTGCTTACAGATGTGTAG